Proteins encoded by one window of Paenibacillus sp. DCT19:
- the rpmE gene encoding 50S ribosomal protein L31, producing MKEAIHPKYTIGQVSCACGNTFETGSVKDGLRVEICSACHPFFTGKQKFIDAGGRVDRFKKKYGI from the coding sequence ATGAAAGAAGCAATTCATCCTAAATACACGATTGGTCAAGTATCCTGCGCATGCGGTAATACTTTTGAGACTGGTTCGGTTAAAGACGGACTTCGTGTAGAGATTTGCTCCGCGTGCCACCCGTTCTTCACTGGTAAACAGAAGTTTATCGATGCTGGCGGTCGTGTGGATCGTTTCAAGAAAAAATACGGTATCTAA
- a CDS encoding DUF2508 family protein has protein sequence MLFWKSGRRSTNDRHTQVLKEREAEQIYTDIQKAKLEWERAVRQFEEAQGEDEIDYAIYVLEAAERKYQIHLKRAKRVEMDGAVMMDRGLSG, from the coding sequence ATGTTGTTTTGGAAAAGTGGCAGGCGCTCAACTAATGATAGACATACGCAAGTGTTGAAGGAACGAGAAGCAGAACAGATTTACACTGATATTCAAAAGGCTAAGCTGGAATGGGAGAGAGCAGTGAGGCAGTTCGAAGAGGCGCAAGGGGAGGATGAGATTGATTATGCGATCTATGTGTTAGAAGCGGCTGAGCGAAAGTACCAGATTCATTTGAAGCGAGCTAAGCGGGTTGAAATGGATGGGGCAGTGATGATGGATCGAGGCCTCAGTGGGTAA
- the ppaX gene encoding pyrophosphatase PpaX, giving the protein MINTVLFDLDGTIIDTNELIISSFLHVMGEWEHSAPWTREEIIPHMGGTLEQQMRTFSGQEDVSKYVKGYRAYNDIHHEAMVQPFPHVLEVVEALHQAGIVMGVVTTKIRPSTLKVLERFELLKYMQTIVTVTDVTHPKPHAEPVLKAMNELGADPTKTLMIGDSPVDIQSAQNAGALSVGVAWSLKGEEKLKEYNPDHIIHDMRDLLALTGIEARRS; this is encoded by the coding sequence ATGATCAATACGGTTTTGTTTGATCTCGATGGAACGATTATAGATACGAATGAGCTGATCATCAGCTCGTTCCTACATGTAATGGGAGAATGGGAGCATTCAGCTCCGTGGACACGGGAAGAAATTATTCCACATATGGGTGGCACGCTGGAACAGCAGATGCGTACATTTTCTGGACAAGAGGATGTCTCGAAGTATGTTAAGGGCTATCGAGCATATAACGACATTCACCATGAGGCAATGGTACAGCCTTTCCCTCATGTTCTGGAAGTTGTTGAAGCTCTTCATCAAGCAGGTATCGTTATGGGTGTAGTGACAACGAAGATTCGCCCATCCACACTTAAGGTGTTAGAGCGCTTCGAATTACTCAAGTACATGCAAACGATTGTAACGGTCACGGATGTAACACATCCGAAACCGCATGCTGAACCAGTATTGAAGGCGATGAACGAGCTTGGTGCCGATCCTACCAAAACATTAATGATTGGTGACAGCCCGGTAGATATTCAATCTGCTCAAAATGCAGGTGCACTCTCCGTAGGTGTGGCTTGGTCTCTCAAGGGTGAAGAGAAACTGAAAGAATACAACCCGGATCATATTATACACGATATGAGGGATCTGCTTGCACTCACGGGCATTGAAGCGAGACGTTCATGA
- a CDS encoding YbaB/EbfC family nucleoid-associated protein, which translates to MNNMNQMMKQVKKMQEQMLKAQEELADKTVQGTSGGGVVTAEVNGHKKLLAITIKPEAVDPEDVEMLQDLVMTAVNDAMTKADEIANQDMGKFTGGMKIPGLF; encoded by the coding sequence ATGAATAACATGAACCAAATGATGAAACAAGTGAAGAAAATGCAGGAGCAAATGTTGAAAGCACAAGAGGAACTTGCGGACAAAACGGTTCAAGGTACTTCTGGTGGTGGCGTTGTGACAGCAGAGGTTAACGGACATAAGAAATTGCTTGCTATTACAATCAAACCTGAAGCAGTAGATCCAGAAGATGTAGAAATGCTTCAGGATCTCGTAATGACTGCTGTAAATGATGCTATGACCAAAGCTGATGAGATTGCCAATCAAGATATGGGTAAATTCACAGGCGGCATGAAAATTCCGGGATTATTTTAA
- the recR gene encoding recombination mediator RecR: MYYPEPIAKLIDAFTRLPGIGPKTAARLAFHVLNMKEDDVIDFAKALVSVKRNLHYCSVCCNITDTDPCRICQDKSRDNSVICVVQDSKDLVAMERTKEFDGYYHVLQGAISPMEGIGPDDIRLKELLTRLSDERVQELILATNPNIEGEATAMYISRLVRPFEIKVTRIAHGLPVGGDLEYADEVTLSKALEGRREVR; encoded by the coding sequence TTGTATTATCCCGAACCGATAGCCAAGCTAATTGATGCCTTTACTCGTTTGCCGGGTATTGGACCTAAGACAGCGGCGCGATTAGCTTTTCATGTGCTTAACATGAAGGAAGACGATGTTATTGATTTTGCCAAAGCACTTGTCAGTGTGAAGCGTAACCTTCATTACTGTTCTGTGTGCTGTAATATCACAGATACAGATCCATGCCGGATCTGTCAGGATAAATCGAGGGACAATTCGGTCATCTGTGTTGTTCAGGATTCTAAAGATCTGGTGGCTATGGAACGTACGAAAGAATTTGATGGATATTATCATGTCTTGCAAGGTGCGATCTCTCCTATGGAGGGTATTGGGCCGGATGACATTCGTTTGAAGGAATTGCTGACTCGGTTGAGTGATGAACGAGTACAGGAGTTAATCCTGGCAACGAACCCGAACATTGAGGGAGAGGCTACAGCGATGTATATTTCCCGTTTGGTTCGTCCGTTCGAAATCAAGGTAACTCGTATTGCTCATGGGTTGCCTGTTGGTGGAGACTTGGAGTATGCAGATGAAGTAACATTATCTAAAGCGCTGGAGGGTCGTAGAGAGGTGCGTTGA
- the hprK gene encoding HPr(Ser) kinase/phosphatase has product MAKKVKVSELVQQFQLEVVSGSHGLKRFITVDDLNRPGLEMAGYFEYHPQERVQLLGRTELAFFAMLSEQERRDRMQRLCTEETPCIVITRGLDVPQELIEISEEQNLAVLRSNMATTILSSRITGFLEGKLAPTATIHGVLCDVNGVGMLITGSSGIGKSETALELVKRGHRLIADDAVEIRQTSDFQLHGTAPELIRHLLEIRGVGIINVMTLFGAGAVRNNKRITLVVRLEAWQQDKQYDRLGLDEETTRIIDTDVPLVTIPVRPGRNLAVIIEVAAMNYRLKQMGLNAALQFTNKLTATISEDMEDMD; this is encoded by the coding sequence ATGGCGAAAAAAGTAAAAGTATCCGAGTTAGTCCAACAATTTCAGCTTGAAGTTGTTTCGGGATCTCATGGATTAAAGAGATTCATTACAGTAGACGATTTGAACCGACCTGGCCTAGAAATGGCTGGTTATTTTGAATATCATCCTCAAGAACGGGTACAGCTTCTTGGAAGAACCGAGCTGGCCTTTTTTGCAATGTTGTCTGAACAAGAGCGCCGTGATCGGATGCAGCGTCTATGCACAGAAGAGACACCTTGTATTGTTATAACCCGCGGACTTGACGTTCCACAGGAACTGATTGAAATCAGTGAAGAACAGAACTTGGCTGTGCTTCGCAGTAATATGGCGACTACGATTCTTTCCAGCCGGATCACGGGTTTCCTTGAAGGTAAGCTTGCGCCAACTGCGACGATCCATGGTGTTTTGTGTGATGTGAATGGTGTAGGGATGTTAATTACGGGAAGCAGTGGTATCGGTAAAAGTGAGACTGCATTGGAGCTAGTTAAGCGTGGGCATCGACTTATTGCTGATGATGCGGTAGAGATTCGTCAAACCTCGGACTTCCAGCTTCACGGAACAGCACCAGAGTTGATTCGTCATTTGCTGGAGATTCGCGGAGTCGGCATTATCAACGTCATGACGCTGTTTGGTGCCGGTGCGGTGCGTAACAATAAACGGATTACCCTTGTTGTTCGACTTGAAGCATGGCAACAGGACAAACAGTATGACCGCCTTGGACTGGATGAGGAGACTACACGGATTATTGATACGGATGTACCTTTGGTTACGATCCCTGTTCGCCCTGGTCGAAATCTAGCTGTCATCATCGAAGTTGCAGCCATGAACTATCGTTTGAAGCAAATGGGATTGAATGCAGCGCTGCAATTTACGAATAAATTGACAGCAACCATCTCAGAAGATATGGAAGACATGGATTAA
- a CDS encoding CdaR family transcriptional regulator has translation MMIIPGLKQQIESVIGTTLDEYEVTIEEWKESAANLIDSNHDNSTYSGRHDDQLSAAEGDTYTEARSLSTGERIYFKVGMNIKEGNIVCWGCSSEAITRETKGLIELLILNNTGVSLEETPVVYESDREQQLAELGQWLVQQMNDPSQYESVPEHLSIAVELSTEKIPFLLQCETPDAHRIRSKELNKLLESYFGELIILIPMGEQEWVFLADEEVVMGEAEEDTVEARKDLLNAFCLGLYELVASEWAGVFHLSALLPCQPATQLVPATALLQESVQLGRAFHVAQHIHLPWDLQLEQVVASIPQQQRLRFIKDTGKDTAIFNDSETLTTLETFFSLDCNVSETAKRLFIHRNTLVYRLDKIKQEIGYDVRSFESAVLVRLLLLMYKVTKKL, from the coding sequence ATGATGATCATACCAGGTCTTAAACAACAAATTGAATCAGTTATCGGCACTACATTAGATGAATATGAAGTTACAATAGAAGAATGGAAAGAGTCAGCGGCAAATTTAATCGATTCTAACCACGATAACTCTACTTATAGTGGAAGGCACGACGATCAACTTAGCGCAGCCGAAGGGGACACTTATACTGAAGCTCGGAGTTTGAGCACAGGTGAACGGATTTATTTTAAAGTTGGAATGAATATTAAAGAAGGAAATATTGTATGTTGGGGATGCTCCTCTGAAGCGATAACTAGAGAAACCAAGGGTCTCATCGAGCTTCTAATCCTTAACAATACAGGAGTTTCACTCGAAGAAACACCTGTTGTTTATGAAAGCGATCGGGAGCAGCAACTTGCTGAACTGGGACAGTGGCTTGTACAGCAGATGAACGATCCATCCCAGTATGAATCTGTACCAGAGCATTTATCAATTGCGGTGGAGCTGAGCACAGAAAAAATTCCTTTTTTGCTGCAATGTGAAACACCAGATGCTCATCGAATTCGCTCCAAAGAGCTTAATAAATTATTGGAGAGTTACTTTGGTGAATTGATTATATTGATTCCTATGGGAGAACAAGAGTGGGTTTTTCTTGCTGATGAAGAGGTTGTTATGGGTGAGGCTGAAGAGGATACCGTTGAGGCGAGAAAAGATTTGCTTAACGCCTTCTGTCTTGGACTATATGAATTGGTAGCGAGTGAATGGGCTGGTGTATTCCATCTATCTGCATTGTTACCGTGTCAGCCAGCAACTCAACTGGTGCCTGCTACTGCACTTTTGCAGGAGAGTGTACAGTTAGGTAGAGCATTCCATGTGGCACAGCATATCCATCTTCCTTGGGATCTACAACTAGAACAAGTTGTTGCAAGTATTCCCCAGCAGCAGCGGCTCCGGTTTATCAAGGATACAGGTAAGGATACCGCAATATTTAATGATAGTGAGACCCTCACAACGTTAGAGACCTTTTTTAGTTTGGATTGCAATGTGAGCGAGACTGCCAAGCGGCTGTTTATTCACCGGAATACACTAGTTTATCGTCTGGATAAGATCAAACAAGAGATTGGATACGATGTTAGAAGCTTTGAAAGTGCTGTTCTAGTGCGGCTTTTGCTGCTTATGTACAAAGTGACGAAAAAGCTCTGA
- a CDS encoding ATP phosphoribosyltransferase regulatory subunit → MSKPKGFEKPTGFRDYTPLVVNKLRTIERNALECMERWGYRQIITPTIEYYDTVGVASSTSDRKLFKLLNSRGTTLVLRSDLTAPIARVVSSLLKDEQLPLRLSYHANVFRSIEEEAGREAEFFQTGVELVGDDSPEADAEVVALAIASLQAAGVSSFKIAMGHMGFLNGLLEEVIPGQTAQQQELKKGLLGRDYVGYRESIEALDLEPKLKEQLEAILRLRGGKEICAHAAQLSSSPEAAESIAHLCAVFEVLEAYGVSEHVLIDLTMIGDFSYYTGMTFEGYAAELGSPVCSGGRYDNLLQQFGRALPATGFALKTNRIIDGVHGITIEEEKPVLIEYQSKYRAEALTEAARLRSLGKNVVTALLSEENSNNETARVAVTSGEQEVRSDKRYAEVIRYASEERGAR, encoded by the coding sequence ATGTCTAAACCAAAAGGCTTCGAGAAACCGACGGGTTTCCGTGACTATACACCGCTTGTCGTGAACAAGCTGAGAACGATTGAGCGAAATGCACTGGAATGCATGGAACGCTGGGGTTATCGCCAGATTATAACGCCAACGATTGAGTATTACGATACGGTAGGTGTAGCCAGTTCTACATCAGACCGCAAATTGTTCAAGTTGCTGAATAGCCGAGGAACAACGCTCGTGTTGAGATCGGATCTGACAGCTCCTATTGCGCGGGTTGTATCTTCGCTACTGAAGGATGAGCAGCTTCCCCTCCGTTTGTCTTATCATGCGAATGTATTCCGTTCGATCGAAGAGGAAGCAGGGCGAGAAGCGGAGTTTTTCCAAACGGGTGTAGAACTCGTGGGTGATGATTCCCCTGAAGCGGATGCCGAAGTGGTTGCTTTGGCGATTGCCTCATTACAGGCAGCGGGTGTGTCTTCTTTTAAAATAGCGATGGGTCACATGGGTTTCCTGAATGGATTGTTGGAAGAGGTGATCCCGGGTCAGACTGCACAGCAGCAAGAATTGAAAAAAGGATTGCTCGGCCGGGACTACGTTGGTTATCGGGAATCTATTGAAGCGCTTGATCTTGAACCGAAGTTGAAGGAGCAACTTGAAGCGATTTTACGTTTGCGAGGTGGCAAAGAGATCTGTGCACATGCGGCTCAGTTAAGCTCCAGCCCGGAAGCAGCGGAGTCTATTGCTCATCTGTGCGCGGTATTTGAGGTATTAGAGGCTTATGGAGTCTCTGAGCATGTGTTGATTGATCTAACGATGATTGGTGACTTCTCGTATTATACAGGTATGACGTTTGAAGGTTATGCGGCAGAGCTTGGATCGCCAGTATGCAGTGGTGGACGATATGATAATCTGCTGCAGCAGTTTGGACGTGCGCTTCCGGCTACGGGTTTTGCACTCAAAACAAACCGGATCATCGACGGAGTACATGGAATTACAATAGAGGAAGAAAAACCTGTGCTGATTGAATATCAGTCTAAATACCGAGCTGAAGCACTTACGGAAGCGGCGCGGTTACGCAGTTTAGGAAAGAACGTTGTGACAGCCCTTCTCTCCGAAGAGAACAGTAACAATGAAACGGCGAGGGTAGCTGTAACCTCTGGTGAACAAGAAGTGCGGAGTGACAAGCGGTATGCCGAGGTCATTCGTTATGCATCTGAAGAAAGGGGAGCGCGCTGA
- a CDS encoding pro-sigmaK processing inhibitor BofA family protein, with the protein MKSVILGSVLIVSLLALLIILFKKRIGLAWLTSFGIHLVLAAVGIYIVNYSGWITGSYIPLNPATIGTVSILGLPGVGLLLGLKISLFG; encoded by the coding sequence ATGAAAAGTGTAATACTAGGAAGTGTGCTTATTGTATCGTTACTAGCGCTGTTGATCATCCTGTTTAAGAAACGAATCGGACTCGCTTGGCTTACATCTTTCGGAATTCATCTTGTGCTAGCTGCTGTGGGGATCTATATCGTAAATTACTCTGGATGGATTACAGGGTCATACATCCCTCTGAATCCTGCCACAATAGGTACAGTGAGTATTCTCGGGCTGCCTGGAGTAGGGTTATTATTGGGCTTGAAAATTTCTTTGTTTGGGTAG
- a CDS encoding radical SAM protein: protein MYLVYADEKGNVFDHPSLYGLARSGDMIVEIMEDELIPLPDGATLVGLPSTRPIGMDPDTGEMLPMPSDTQAVGALLPQGFTRLCLPGYVKTDKEYKLPLFGYSAVVWKDGGFYVTAAKSDSPDKWNPLNCDRDDVKSGVNHLTKKYPENRLYTHLSNCALGYECLTSSNTFLNRWEGGVPVSYSCNAGCFGCISEQPDDSGFVSPQTRMNFRPRVDEIVEVMLEHLKTPESIISFGQGCEGEPSTQAKLIIEAIREVRSITDMGYININTNAGLNDHIRGIVDAGLDLMRVSTISALDDHYNAYYKPRGYTLANVEKSMKYAAEQGVYTSINYLIFPGVTDREEEIEAMVEFARRTKLRLIQMRNLNIDPESYLELIPPAQGDILGMKQMIEIFQEELPDVVIGSFTHVPPAGMARPKRLITS, encoded by the coding sequence ATGTATTTAGTATACGCAGATGAAAAAGGTAATGTATTTGATCACCCGTCCTTGTATGGACTTGCACGAAGTGGTGATATGATTGTTGAAATTATGGAGGATGAGCTTATTCCTCTGCCGGATGGTGCGACATTGGTGGGATTGCCGAGTACTCGTCCAATTGGTATGGATCCCGATACGGGCGAGATGTTGCCAATGCCTAGTGATACACAAGCTGTAGGTGCGTTGTTGCCGCAAGGCTTCACCCGGTTGTGCCTGCCAGGTTATGTGAAGACAGACAAAGAGTATAAGTTGCCTTTGTTCGGTTATTCCGCAGTTGTGTGGAAAGATGGCGGTTTCTATGTCACGGCTGCAAAGTCGGATAGTCCAGATAAGTGGAATCCGCTTAACTGCGATCGGGATGATGTGAAGTCAGGTGTGAATCATTTGACGAAAAAATATCCGGAAAATCGTCTGTATACTCATTTGTCGAATTGTGCCCTTGGATATGAATGCTTAACATCATCCAACACGTTCCTGAATCGTTGGGAAGGCGGCGTGCCTGTATCATACTCCTGTAATGCCGGCTGCTTCGGATGTATTTCAGAACAACCTGATGACAGTGGTTTTGTATCTCCGCAGACACGTATGAATTTCCGTCCACGTGTAGATGAAATTGTTGAAGTCATGCTGGAGCATTTGAAAACACCGGAATCCATTATCAGTTTTGGACAAGGCTGTGAGGGTGAACCTTCTACACAGGCGAAATTGATTATTGAAGCTATTCGTGAAGTGCGTTCCATCACGGATATGGGATACATCAACATTAATACGAATGCTGGATTGAATGATCATATTAGAGGTATTGTAGATGCGGGGTTGGATCTCATGCGCGTAAGTACAATTAGCGCTTTGGATGATCACTATAATGCCTACTACAAACCTCGTGGGTATACATTGGCAAATGTCGAGAAATCCATGAAGTATGCCGCTGAACAAGGTGTATACACCTCCATTAACTATTTGATCTTCCCTGGTGTAACGGATCGTGAGGAAGAGATTGAAGCGATGGTTGAGTTTGCACGCAGAACTAAACTACGTCTCATTCAGATGCGTAACCTCAATATTGACCCTGAGAGTTATTTGGAGCTGATTCCTCCGGCTCAAGGTGACATACTGGGAATGAAGCAGATGATCGAGATCTTCCAAGAAGAGTTGCCTGATGTTGTGATTGGCTCGTTTACACATGTTCCACCAGCTGGAATGGCACGTCCTAAGCGTCTAATCACCTCTTGA
- a CDS encoding ABC transporter ATP-binding protein — MAGVRLEHIFKKYPGSDKATVVDINLDIKDKEFLVLVGPSGCGKSTTLRMIAGLEEISEGKLYIGDRVVNDVAPKDRDIAMVFQSYALYPHMSVYQNMAFGLKLRKVKKDEIDKRVREAAKILDIEHLLERKPKALSGGQRQRVALGRAIVRDPQVFLMDEPLSNLDAKLRGQMRAEITKLAKRLETTVIYVTHDQIEAMTMGDRIVVMKDGIIQQAASPEELYNHPSNLFVAGFIGSPTMNFISGKLAEQGANLHFVAPGVDVEIPQGKAQVLKTRGYVGKEVILGVRPEDIHEEPVFLEASPNSVFSTHVDVTENLGHEMLLYLSGVGNDTTIARVDGRSNTRDGSTVKMAIDMNKVHIFDKETEVNVLLQD, encoded by the coding sequence ATGGCAGGTGTACGTTTAGAGCATATTTTCAAAAAATACCCGGGTTCCGATAAAGCAACAGTAGTTGACATTAACCTGGACATTAAAGATAAAGAATTCTTGGTACTGGTAGGTCCGTCCGGTTGTGGTAAATCAACAACACTGCGTATGATCGCAGGCCTTGAGGAAATTTCTGAAGGTAAACTCTATATCGGTGACCGTGTCGTGAATGATGTTGCTCCTAAAGACCGCGATATCGCGATGGTATTCCAATCCTATGCCTTGTATCCGCATATGAGCGTATATCAAAACATGGCGTTTGGTTTGAAATTGCGTAAAGTGAAAAAAGACGAGATCGACAAACGTGTACGTGAAGCAGCTAAAATCTTGGATATCGAGCATTTGCTTGAGCGTAAACCTAAGGCATTGTCCGGTGGTCAACGTCAGCGTGTCGCTCTAGGACGTGCGATTGTCCGTGATCCACAAGTCTTCTTGATGGATGAGCCACTCTCCAACTTGGATGCTAAACTTCGTGGTCAGATGCGTGCGGAAATCACAAAACTGGCTAAACGTTTGGAAACAACAGTTATCTACGTAACGCATGACCAGATTGAAGCAATGACGATGGGTGACCGGATCGTAGTTATGAAGGATGGTATCATCCAACAAGCTGCTTCTCCAGAAGAGCTCTACAACCATCCGTCTAACCTGTTTGTAGCTGGTTTCATCGGTTCCCCGACAATGAACTTTATCTCGGGTAAATTGGCTGAGCAAGGTGCAAACCTTCACTTCGTAGCTCCAGGCGTGGACGTTGAAATCCCGCAAGGTAAAGCACAAGTGCTGAAAACTAGAGGATACGTTGGTAAAGAAGTTATTCTGGGTGTTCGTCCAGAAGACATTCACGAAGAGCCAGTATTCCTGGAAGCATCCCCGAACTCTGTATTCTCTACACACGTAGATGTAACAGAGAACTTGGGTCACGAAATGCTCCTCTACTTGAGCGGTGTAGGTAACGATACTACAATCGCACGTGTAGACGGACGTTCTAACACTCGTGATGGTTCCACAGTTAAAATGGCAATTGACATGAACAAGGTTCATATCTTTGACAAAGAGACTGAAGTGAACGTACTTCTTCAAGACTAA
- the dnaX gene encoding DNA polymerase III subunit gamma/tau: MEHIALYRAWRPQSFQDMVGQQHIIQTLQNAIREQRTSHAYLFSGPRGTGKTSAAKILAKAVNCERGPAPEPCNECEACRRITTGSVMDVQEIDAASNRGVEEIRDLREKVKYAPTEVRQKVYIIDEVHMLTTEAFNALLKTLEEPPPHVMFILATTEPHRLPATIISRCQRFDFRRVSLEEQTARLALICEQEGMEADHDALQYIARLSDGGMRDALSVLDQISSFTDGKVTYQQVMDMTGGIPSEQFAKLAASLLKGDVGHILQMIEGFMHEGKSADKCMENLLYYFRDLLMIKMVPDADKLTDRVLNPESFRDMAESFTKEQLFQMIDTLNRYQSEMKYAVQPQTLFEVALLKLCSIPAQGAVADQVVASSSSGSTAPSADSGEIGRLKQQLAELEKKLDRALKSGLSGGESASSSPSRPATRAPVSRGNSPAKLPAQLDQYVTRKGSPEFMEISKKWSQILQRVKEEKVTVHAWFMDGEPVSLLEDNVLVAFKNNIHRETTEKQANREVIERVLSEQLGRSARLVTMMLKDWTGAMEGASEAPKEDFKLEPEHEDGGSGSKQPWIDEAIQLFGEDLVVIKE; the protein is encoded by the coding sequence ATGGAGCATATCGCGTTATACCGGGCTTGGCGTCCCCAGTCGTTCCAAGATATGGTGGGGCAACAGCATATTATTCAGACCTTGCAGAACGCGATTCGTGAACAGCGGACTTCCCATGCCTATTTGTTTAGTGGCCCTAGAGGAACGGGAAAGACAAGTGCTGCCAAGATTTTGGCCAAAGCTGTGAACTGCGAACGCGGACCTGCGCCTGAGCCTTGTAACGAGTGCGAAGCATGCCGGAGGATTACAACGGGTTCGGTCATGGATGTACAAGAGATTGATGCGGCATCCAACCGTGGTGTTGAAGAGATCCGTGATCTTCGGGAAAAGGTTAAATATGCGCCAACCGAGGTTCGGCAGAAAGTTTATATTATTGATGAAGTACACATGCTGACGACAGAGGCTTTCAATGCGCTACTTAAAACGTTGGAAGAACCTCCTCCGCATGTTATGTTTATTTTGGCAACAACAGAACCCCATCGTCTACCGGCTACAATTATATCTCGCTGTCAGCGATTTGATTTTCGCCGAGTGTCGTTGGAGGAACAGACAGCACGCCTGGCTCTAATTTGTGAGCAAGAAGGTATGGAAGCTGACCATGACGCGCTTCAATATATTGCCCGTCTGTCTGATGGGGGTATGCGGGATGCGCTTAGCGTACTGGATCAGATCTCTTCATTTACGGATGGAAAGGTAACCTATCAGCAGGTCATGGATATGACGGGTGGGATTCCATCTGAACAATTTGCGAAGCTGGCTGCCTCTCTGTTGAAGGGTGATGTCGGTCATATTCTGCAGATGATTGAAGGGTTTATGCATGAAGGCAAAAGTGCGGACAAATGCATGGAGAATTTGCTTTATTATTTCCGTGATTTGCTTATGATTAAGATGGTACCAGATGCAGATAAGCTAACGGATCGTGTACTCAATCCGGAGTCATTCCGAGATATGGCTGAATCATTCACTAAGGAACAGTTGTTTCAAATGATTGATACACTTAATCGGTACCAGAGTGAGATGAAATATGCAGTCCAACCACAGACTCTATTTGAAGTTGCGTTGCTCAAGTTATGCAGTATTCCAGCGCAAGGTGCAGTGGCTGATCAGGTGGTAGCTTCGTCGAGTTCTGGATCTACCGCGCCATCGGCCGATAGTGGAGAGATCGGCAGGTTGAAGCAACAACTTGCTGAGCTTGAGAAGAAACTAGATCGCGCACTTAAGAGTGGGTTATCTGGTGGGGAATCTGCCTCAAGCAGCCCTTCTCGTCCGGCGACACGTGCTCCTGTGTCTAGAGGAAACTCGCCGGCGAAGTTGCCCGCGCAGTTGGATCAGTACGTTACGCGTAAAGGATCGCCTGAGTTTATGGAGATTAGCAAGAAGTGGAGTCAGATTTTGCAACGCGTAAAAGAGGAGAAAGTCACAGTTCATGCTTGGTTTATGGACGGTGAACCGGTATCTCTGTTGGAAGATAACGTATTAGTGGCTTTCAAAAATAACATCCATCGCGAAACGACCGAGAAGCAGGCTAACCGTGAAGTGATTGAACGTGTGCTGTCTGAACAGCTTGGACGTTCAGCACGTCTGGTGACGATGATGCTCAAGGATTGGACTGGTGCAATGGAAGGAGCTTCTGAAGCGCCAAAGGAGGACTTTAAGCTTGAACCTGAGCATGAAGATGGAGGTTCAGGCAGCAAGCAGCCTTGGATAGATGAAGCCATTCAGCTATTTGGTGAGGATCTTGTTGTGATTAAGGAATAG
- the hisG gene encoding ATP phosphoribosyltransferase: protein MSDILKVAMPKGRIYKKASKLFREAGLDIPVDVDDTRKLVIEVPEAGMEFIMAKPVDVPTYVEYGVADIGIVGKDVLLEENRDVYELLNLGIAQCRMSVIGLPDWKPGIQQRVATKYPIIASQYFREQGQQVEVIKLNGSIELAPLIGLADRIVDLVETGQTLRENGLVEMNSILDITSRLIANRVSYRMKNDRIQSLCDALQKVIPASAETPSGILRG from the coding sequence ATGTCGGATATTTTGAAGGTAGCAATGCCTAAGGGTCGAATCTATAAAAAAGCTTCAAAGTTATTCCGTGAAGCAGGTCTCGACATTCCCGTTGATGTAGATGATACACGCAAGCTGGTCATTGAGGTGCCGGAAGCAGGTATGGAATTTATTATGGCGAAGCCTGTGGATGTCCCAACCTATGTAGAATATGGTGTGGCGGATATCGGGATCGTGGGCAAGGACGTACTGCTTGAGGAAAACCGGGATGTCTATGAGCTGCTCAACTTGGGAATTGCACAGTGCCGGATGTCCGTTATTGGGCTTCCTGATTGGAAGCCAGGTATTCAGCAACGTGTAGCAACCAAATATCCGATCATTGCTTCCCAATATTTCAGAGAACAAGGACAGCAGGTGGAAGTCATTAAGCTGAACGGCTCCATTGAGCTTGCTCCACTGATTGGCTTAGCGGATCGAATCGTCGATCTAGTCGAGACGGGACAGACGCTACGCGAGAATGGATTGGTGGAAATGAATTCGATTCTCGATATTACCAGTCGCCTTATTGCCAACCGGGTTAGTTATCGGATGAAAAATGATCGGATTCAGTCGTTATGCGACGCATTGCAGAAGGTTATTCCAGCATCAGCGGAGACGCCTAGCGGGATACTGCGAGGTTAA